The following proteins are co-located in the Manihot esculenta cultivar AM560-2 chromosome 9, M.esculenta_v8, whole genome shotgun sequence genome:
- the LOC122724593 gene encoding cell surface glycoprotein 1-like gives MKRGIPLHQPPPATGRTDSPAAQTYRRQKKRQRTLPPPPTIDPKTNPAGEMLPEATTPTGHSHKRPRTQSPLRSELEPTIAIHPAGLKESGTPTDSTNAVPTDAPTDLASAMPSDVPSDAPTDFTSAMPSDVPTDAPVDLPSDVPSDVPSDTLSDMPSNLPSDLPRPAYPDHIVKSLTFNKISERTRLLKVSSLPYHPGKYIWDTGLPPNYLASFSITGH, from the exons GATACCACTCCACCAGCCACCACCAGCGACCGGACGCACCGACTCACCGGCCGCCCAGACATATCGCCGGCAAAAGAAACGGCAAAGAACGCTGCCACCACCACCCACAATAGACCCGAAGACAAACCCTGCGGGCGAAATGCTACCTGAAGCCACCACTCCCACCGGCCACAGCCACAAACGGCCAAGAACACAGTCACCACTAAGATCAGAGCTGGAACCCACCATTGCCATACATCCCGCAGGACTCAAAGAAAGTGGTACGCCCACTGATTCCACCAACGCTGTGCCCACTGATGCGCCCACGGACTTGGCAAGCGCTATGCCCAGCGATGTGCCTAGCGATGCGCCTACTGATTTCACCAGCGCTATGCCCAGCGATGTGCCCACCGATGCGCCCGTGGACTTACCAAGTGATGTGCCTAGCGATGTGCCTAGCGACACACTCAGTGATATGCCCAGcaatttgcccagcgatttgcccaggccAGCATACCCAGATCACATCGTCAAATCACTGACATTCAACAAAATTTCTGAGCGCACCAGGCTGCTTAAAGTTTCATCCCTACCATATCACCCAG GAAAATACATCTGGGatactgggttgccacccaactaTCTAGCATCATTCAGTATAACAGGCCACTGA